Proteins co-encoded in one Neoarius graeffei isolate fNeoGra1 chromosome 11, fNeoGra1.pri, whole genome shotgun sequence genomic window:
- the si:dkey-177p2.18 gene encoding phospholipase B1, membrane-associated isoform X2, protein MTPSPTVPTSVEKVKAADIKVIAALGDSLTTAIGANASTVIGVPFEYRDVSWSIGGHGTYRDVITLANIVKLFNPDVIFPAPKVTLNGHPADINMTGFNLAITGHNTVNFSEQARNMIDTFKTYPGLNFIEDWKLVTILIGMNDICDYCKDKKLFTPDNFIKYLTESLDMMKNEVPRLIVNMVQIFTMKPLREVQKPSLGCQLQRSFCSCLVLPEENSTELAELSEVNVEFQRRLEELLNSNDRYFKEDFAVVLQPYATYAQPPRLADGKIDFSYFAPDCFHFTIKGHEELAKGLWNNMFQPADKKELIQTFSEPVKLICPSEEHPYIYTKPKALSSANHLQVIWTLLTLTGLVTIYSNIH, encoded by the exons ACAGCCATCGGTGCCAATGCGTCTACAGTCATCGGAGTGCCATTCGAGTATCGTGATGTGTCATGGAG CATTGGAGGCCATGGAACATACCGCGATGTCATCACTCTCGCAA ACATTGTGAAACTCTTTAACCCAGATGTGATTTTTCCAGCACCGAAAGTAACCTTGAACGGACATCCTGCAGATATTAACATGACCGGCTTTAATTTAGCCATCACTGGTCACAACACAGT taatttctctgaacaggCCAGGAACATGATTGACACCTTCAAAACCTATCCA GGGTTAAACTTTATAGAAGATTGGAAGCTGGTGACCATTTTAATAGGCATGAATGACATCTGTGATTATTGCAAGGACAAA AAATTGTTTACACCTGACAACTTCATCAAGTACCTCACAGAATCGCTCGATATGATGAAGAATGAG GTTCCTCGACTGATTGTGAACATGGTGCAGATTTTTACGATGAAACCTCTGAGGGAAGTTCAGAAGCCCAGCCTTGGCTGCCAGCTCCAAAG AAGTTTCTGTTCGTGCTTGGTCTTGCCTGAAGAGAATTCCACTGAACTGGCAGAGCTGAGTGAAGTCAATGTTGAATTCCAG AGGAGACTGGAGGAGCTGCTGAACAGCAATGATCGCTACTTTAAAGAGGATTTTGCTGTGGTTCTGCAGCCGTATGCAACCTACGCCCAGCCTCCCAGACTGGCT GATGGCAAAATCGATTTTAGTTACTTCGCTCCAGACTGTTTCCATTTCACCATAAAGGGTCACGAGGAGCTCGCCAAGGGTCTCTGGAACAACATG TTTCAACCTGCAGATAAGAAAGAGTTAATCCAGACCTTCTCAGAGCCTGTAAAACTCATCTGTCCATCAGAG GAGCATCCTTACATATATACCAAACCCAAAGCTCTGTCCTCTGCAAACCATCTGCAAGTCATCTGGACTCTTTTAACCCTTACAGGCCTTGTTACCATCTACAGCAACATACATTAA